TGGGATGACCTCTTCCTGGTCGGAATCATCGTCCAGCGGTATTTCGTCGACCTCGATGAGGTCTTCCTCGGCGACGAGCAGTTTTACCGAAGCAACGATCGGCTCGCGCTCGATGCGCAAAAATGCAGCCGAGCCCGAGCTTGCACGAAATGGCGGCGACAAACTCGGCTGCGTCGCCCTTGCTCGCCAATTCGGCGACCGCCAATGCCCCTGCGCATCGACGACACGCTTTACAGTCGCCGCCAGGGCATCGTGAACGACGACGACATCCGTTGCCAGCGCATCGAGCGCCGGTTGCTTTTGCGCCACGAGCGCCGATTGCGCCGATTGCATGGCGCTCTTGGCCGCTTCCAATTTGCTCAGATGCTCGCCATCTTCGATGTGGCTCTTGGTGAGCGCGGCAAGCGCATCGAGCGCCTTTGCAAACGCTTCCGTCACCTGCGCGCGATCCATGCGTGCTGTCGACCGTTGTACGTCGAAAAGCACTCTTTCGAGCACGTCGCGAGCAATCGCCGCTTCTGCATGAGCCGGCGATGAAGGTTTGTCTTCAATCGACATCGGCGAAAGAAGTGCGCTCATGACGCCTCCTCGAGCAAAAATGCCCCACGCTCGGGCCCTTCGGATTGAAGCACCACCGCTGCCCTCGTCACCGGAGCTGCACCTGTCGCGAAATAAGTGCAAGCAATTGCAAGCAAAAGCGCGCCTGTTGCAGCTCCCGTATCTCCCAGCATTTGCGCCGGTGTCGATTGAATGGCGTTCTCTGCGAGCACGCCTCGCAGGGCCACTTGCGCCCATTCTTTGTTCCGATTCCGCTCGCCATTCAAATCGGTCAGTACCCATGACAGTGGACCGCCTTGCACAGCGATATCCTGCACGATTTGTGTCAGTGCTTCGGCTAGATTCGGCCGGCCCATCAAAGCCGATTCTTCACGCCCCGTACGAATTGTCGTGATTCGCCCGAGCGGCTGCTCGTCGGATGATGCGCCCTGCAATTTCGTTCCTGCGCGTAAAAGAACGGCGAATCCGGCGCCTTCACTCGGCACCATGCCGTTTTCCGTGCCTGCGGCATGCAACCGATGATCCGCATCGAGCCATTGCAAAACACCCTCGTGATGATAACTATCCACGCCTCCCACGACGACAGCGGGTGGAGTTTGTCCGAGCCCCGCTTTGTGAAGCATGTCTGCCGCCATTTCAAGCGCTACGACAAACCCCGCATGCCCCGCGCGCACCACGGTCGAACGCTGTAAATCGATGGGACAACGGCTTTTCGCTCGCAATGCGTCGATGAAGGCCGGACCATACCGAGCGTCGTCATCCGGTCGCCCGGCTTCTGGCAATGCGAGCACGAGGGGAAGGCTCGACGTATATTCTGCTGGCCACGCTTCACGTAATGCAGGCGCAGCGAGCCCCAGCAATCGATCGTGCCCGACGACGTCTAATGGCAAACCCCCGACGCGACAAGACCCGATGATTTGTCCTCGTTTGTCTTTGAATGTGCAAGGCCGAGGATCCAATCGTTCTGCCCGCACGTTCATGGCAACTTGCAGTCGAGACAAACCAATTGGTGCTCGTGCGCCGGCACGCAGAATCGTCGCAATGCCTCGCCCGTCGCTCGTCACAGATCAATCTCCTCTTCCGCCGCAGGCTCGTCGGGCTCCGCTGCATATCGACGCATGGCTACTGCGAGCCGTTCTTCGAGCATCGCTGCAAAAGACGGATCTTCGAGCGCTTGACGCGTGAATCGCCGTTCGAGCCGCAGCCATGGCGCAAGTCGCATTTGCCGCTCGCCAAGCACTCGGGCCGGATCTCCCTTTGCTTCCATCTCCGCCTTCATTTCGATGTAATCGTCGACGGATTGGTCCTTTTCCCACGGTTCGGCCAGCGCATCTTGAGCCGTCATGAAAAGCTCGCCATAACGCACGGCCATTGCCGTGTCTTGCTTGACCGCAGCTTCCGCCATGTTTCCCAAAATGGCGCGTTCCTCGAGCAGCCATCGGTCTTCATCGAAAAGATGACGGCGAAGCACTTCGTCGCGTTTTGGTTTTCCCTCGGCAAGCTCTGCCGAAATGGTGGCGTACTGTTCCAAGCTCAACGTTGGTTCGGGCGAAACATCGAACGTCGAATAACGGACCAAATCAATTTCTGCGGGCTCCCCTGGAGGTTCACCCCCCGCCAGATCTTCGGCGGCAACCGTAAAGCCAAACGCGCCACGCGGCAGGTCTTTGCACACGTCGTCCACCGAGCGGTGCGCGTGAGGTTCGTCTGTCCAAACGATGATATGCCGCAAATCGAAAATGTCCGGCGGAATCAATTGCACATCGCCGCGAAACACGAACGCGGCAATCGAGCGATCCGAATCGAAAAAGATGGTATCGCAGCGCAGCGGCACATCGATCCGATTGTCGTGTGCGGATACCAGGACCGCGTGCGGCGTAATCGTCGGAAAAATGGCCTCGACGTATTCACATCCCGGAACGAGCCCGCGGAGGAACATTTTGCCATTTTTGGGCAATTCGGTCGCGCGCTGGCTCATGGGTGCAGCATTGTAAACGCTGTAATCGAAGTCCGCCGGGTGCTGCTCCTCGAGCGCTGCTGCGGCTCGCGCGGCGATCGGTTCCGTGGGCGAAAACCCGTCTGGCCCACGCAAATAGGGGGCCGTGAGCGGCAACATCGTCGCGGCGCCAGACGTTGCTACACAAAACGTTCTGGAAACCGATCCCACGTGAAACTCCGCGTTGATTTGACCGGTAGGATGTGCGGAGTAGGCATGACCCGATACCAAAACGTCAATCGCCGTTTTGCGAGGAATGAAATCCCCAGGGTATGCAAGGTCGTCCGGAGCTGCGCCCACGAGTGTCGAGGGAATGGCTAGCGAAAGCGGCTCCTGTTTGTCACTGCGAACGAACGAACGCGAGCCATCTTGATTTTCGCGGAGCGAACACGAAACCTTGACGATGACGGCCAAACGCGGTTCGGGCGCGCGAAAGGGGACGATTCCCACGGGCAACGGCGCCGCTCCGTCCGCGGGCGCTGGCTGTGCATAAACGGGTCTACGAAGAAGCATATCAGGGAGCTGCAATGAGGTCGACTCGTTTGGCATCCGGTTCCCACTTGAGCCAATCCGGTTCGGCTTTGGCCACTTCCCATTCGTACCACGAGTCCGGGAAAAGAATGATGGTAAATGCGCTCTTGATGGAACCCTCGATCACGAGCTGCAAAAGCACCTTCGGCGTATCACCCAAGAAGAGCCCCAGCGAGACTTCGGCCGGGAATGCGGCCTTGAATTGAATCTTGAACCCTGCGAGCCCCAATTCGAGCGCCATGCTGAGCTCGATGGCAACTTTGCCCTTGCCGCCCGTATTCGACGGAGCATCGTATTCGTCCTGTCCGACGGTGTACAAGCACGAAAACCCAATCTTGAACCCGAAGACGATATCGGCCGCGAACGTCGGGTACTTGCGATTGATGTAATTGATGATTTTTGCCATCATGGGGCCGAGGCCCGGCAGAAATGTCAGAAGCGGTATCTTGATGCTGCCTTGTACGCCGATGAGCGGATCGAAGCCAATCGTGAGCGACCACTTCCGATTGACTCGCGCGGGCGTATAGATTGTCGAGTAATACCCTTTTTCCTGCTTGCATTCGACGTATTGCAGCTCGAACTCTACCTTCGGCGAAATCAAAAACTCGACTTTGATCTCGTGCCCGGCAATACGCGTAATCTTTTGGACGATCTCGGCGATCTTCTTACATTTTTCGATTTTCGCCAAGAACCCCTTCGTAATGTCGTCCGTTTGCTCGGCAAATAGGCTCGCTTTGATGCCTTGGGTCGGGAATACTTTGATCGTCGCCGTCTTGCTACCCGCACACGCAAGCGCTTGCACCGTAATGACGGGCGGGTTTTCCCGGATCTTCCACATCAAAAACCACTTGACCGGGCTGACCCAGGTATTCGTGGATATTTTGACCTTGGCGCCACCCGTGTCCGAATGGTCCACCGGCGTATGCGCGGCGCCGTCGCTCACCGTGCCCGGTATCGGAATTCCGAGCAACGTATTGAGCGAAAGATCGGTGAAGTCCGGGCCGACTTCGAATTCAGTGCCCGTTCCTTCTTTCGTTTTTGGCGTCACGGCGGGGACGCTGCCAACGCGCTTTGCAATCCATTTCGTGTGATTACCACCGAGCCTGCACTTGGGTTCTTTTTCAGGCGGCGATTTCGTCGTGTCCTGCCGTTCGGCCTTGAACTTGATGGTATCCCCCGAAAGCACTTCGAGGTAACTCGGTTCGCCTTTGCCACCGGGAGCGGGAAACCCCAATTTGCGTCCGTGCTCGCATGCCCCCTCGAATACGACGAGCGTGCAGATTTTTTGCAAAAACCCTTGTTCGTTCGTGGCATTGCCCGCAACCCGCGACCCATCCACGAATCCCACCGTATTCATGGCATTCTGGAACGTCGGATCATTCGTACGAATGAGCGCCCCACCTTCGGCGAAGACGTTCGTCGATCCCATGATCGGCTTCGCCTCCATCTGATAAGGCTTGCCCGAAACCGCTCCAATCACGAAGGGAGGATGGGGCGCATTGGAGGGCGGCCCGACGACCCCTTTCATCGTCCAGATGGGCTTG
This genomic window from Polyangiaceae bacterium contains:
- a CDS encoding DUF4150 domain-containing protein, which gives rise to MADTASNQGKAIATKGTAHIPRTAGPTDVCINPAVPVTAPFPNFVPTTRLGAGQTIRTKIDNKPIWTMKGVVGPPSNAPHPPFVIGAVSGKPYQMEAKPIMGSTNVFAEGGALIRTNDPTFQNAMNTVGFVDGSRVAGNATNEQGFLQKICTLVVFEGACEHGRKLGFPAPGGKGEPSYLEVLSGDTIKFKAERQDTTKSPPEKEPKCRLGGNHTKWIAKRVGSVPAVTPKTKEGTGTEFEVGPDFTDLSLNTLLGIPIPGTVSDGAAHTPVDHSDTGGAKVKISTNTWVSPVKWFLMWKIRENPPVITVQALACAGSKTATIKVFPTQGIKASLFAEQTDDITKGFLAKIEKCKKIAEIVQKITRIAGHEIKVEFLISPKVEFELQYVECKQEKGYYSTIYTPARVNRKWSLTIGFDPLIGVQGSIKIPLLTFLPGLGPMMAKIINYINRKYPTFAADIVFGFKIGFSCLYTVGQDEYDAPSNTGGKGKVAIELSMALELGLAGFKIQFKAAFPAEVSLGLFLGDTPKVLLQLVIEGSIKSAFTIILFPDSWYEWEVAKAEPDWLKWEPDAKRVDLIAAP
- a CDS encoding DUF2169 domain-containing protein; this translates as MLLRRPVYAQPAPADGAAPLPVGIVPFRAPEPRLAVIVKVSCSLRENQDGSRSFVRSDKQEPLSLAIPSTLVGAAPDDLAYPGDFIPRKTAIDVLVSGHAYSAHPTGQINAEFHVGSVSRTFCVATSGAATMLPLTAPYLRGPDGFSPTEPIAARAAAALEEQHPADFDYSVYNAAPMSQRATELPKNGKMFLRGLVPGCEYVEAIFPTITPHAVLVSAHDNRIDVPLRCDTIFFDSDRSIAAFVFRGDVQLIPPDIFDLRHIIVWTDEPHAHRSVDDVCKDLPRGAFGFTVAAEDLAGGEPPGEPAEIDLVRYSTFDVSPEPTLSLEQYATISAELAEGKPKRDEVLRRHLFDEDRWLLEERAILGNMAEAAVKQDTAMAVRYGELFMTAQDALAEPWEKDQSVDDYIEMKAEMEAKGDPARVLGERQMRLAPWLRLERRFTRQALEDPSFAAMLEERLAVAMRRYAAEPDEPAAEEEIDL